TTTTTGAAACCCAAGTAACTGCCAACAAAGACCAATGGAACTGATATACCAAACCATAAACAAACAAGAGCGATCATTGTCCCAAATGGCACTGCACCAGAAGATTGCTCTCCCCAAATTAGTGCATTCAGCACAAAGAAGATGACAAATAGGACACCAGGAAACATAAATGCTGTTTTTAAAGTATTCCTCTTCCACTCCGTGCCCTTGAACATTTTGTATAGACGTGCTGAAGAGTAACCGGCAAATATTCCCATGAAAACCCACAAGAGAACCATAGCAGTCATAAGCCCTCCACGATTGGAAGGAGATAAGAAACCCAGCAATGCAAATATCATTGTTACAAGCGTCATAGCAAAGATCTGGACACCTGTACCAACATAAACGCAGAGTAAACCATAGTTGCTTGGAGCCCTAAAGACATCTCCATGGACAAGTTTCCATCCAGTTTCTTCCTGAGCCTCATCTTGGGTTTCCAATTGATTGTAGTTTGAAATATCTTTATACAATGTTCTCATCATGATCATGGCTACCATGCCAGAGAGGAagagaacaatcatcaatgagtTTATGATGGAGAACCAGTGGATCTGATCATCATTCATCAGAAGGTATGTGTCCCAACGAGAAGCCCATTTGATATCACTCTCCTGCAGAAAACCAAAAGTCAACCTATGCATTAGGATATGCAGTGTAAAAAGATCAATTAAGAAAGAGAAAGAGGAGGCAGAATACCTTGAAAGTTACATCATATGTGAAGACAACCTCCTTCCCTAGGTTGACTTCTTGTGGAACAGTGCTACCTGGAACTAGATTTTTGGTATCCTTATTGCATGTTGTCACTTGGGGATTCTTCTCATCCCATTCTTTGTATTCGTGATTAATGCTGTTGATAAGAGCCACACAGTGAACAATAATGAAACAAGTCAGTCCTCTAATAACCAACGGAAAATATCCTTTATCTGATTATGATGAGTTTTCAGAAGCAAAAAGAAAACAATAGAAGTAGAACATTGAATTGCACGATTTGGCATTTGTCCTACCTAATAATAAATACAGTTCAactaaatgtaaaagaaaaaaactgaacaaaaagaaagaaattgataAAAGAACCTGTTAGGAGTAACCTCAAATCCAACAATTCGAGCAGCATCAGTCTCAGTATCCCTGTGAAACATGACCCTGAAGCTCAAGTGGTTGTTGATGAAATACTTCTCCTCTTTGCTCTGCAAAGGCATATAGATGgttgagataaaaaaaaacacataacaTAGCTTTACCAGCATCTGACACACCATGTCATATGTCGTTGACTGACTTCCATCTCTCCTTGTCTAAGAACAGCAACAGGAAGGTTGTCAAGAATCCTGAGCATCAAGTTCAGATAATTTAGTATAAACAAGCATCAAAAACGTATTAGCCACAAATGGAGAGAAAAAGGACAGTGGTAGGGAACCAAACATTAAAACAAAAAGAGGTAAAACCACACAAATGCATCTCCCTAGAGGGAAAGGAACAAGGAAACATGAACCGTTACTTGTTACTTACATATTAACGCGATATTCATCATCAATTTTTTCCTTGAAGTTCTTTGTAGATTCTGCATCAAGTTTTATTCGACAGACTACTTTGCAAGGCTGATCCTCCCTCATTTCAAACTAAAGCAAAAACATGATAAACAATGAAATAAGAATTGCAGATACAATCTAAAAAGCTTTTAGTTAAATACAACTTGTCAGCAACAACAAGGAAACAACACCACAAAAGGTCACAGATGCGCACAGTGTAGACAGAGTTCTCTATGCGATCACCACGTAGCACCTCACCCAAATTTTCAGCATTGTTCACAATCTTGGGTGGCTTACAATAATTTAAGAAGTAATAGTCGTATGGGAGTTGAGTCTTTGTAGATGACAATTTGTTCACTTTTACATAAAGGGGATCACCCTGTCCAGAATcagaaaaaggaaattttaagATGTATGACAATTAAGAATAACAAAGAGATgaaaactataagaaaaaagaTCATTAAAAAAATTCCGAACAATATAATCCAAATAACCCTGCCACAGATCCCTTGCCCCAAAAAATTATAAAGGTGGAGTAATAGTACCCTAGAGAAGCATGCAAAATTGTAACCAATTCACCAATTTTTAAACTCTATGAACTGGTCGTCCAAGCACCACGTGAATTTTTAACACTAAATACACTTTTATGTTTCTGGCCATATAGTCATTAATCTCTTGGAACTTGAAAAACTATGACCTCTGTATAGTTTTGGAAATTCATTGGCAAAAAGGAAATACAGTGTAAGGGAGCACATCCTTAATTTCAGAAGATATTAAGAAACACAAAAAGTAAGATCTTGACAAAGAATGAAATCGCTTTCATTTCTTCGTATCATATCAGTGATCATTATCATTGAAATGGAGAGCTCAACCAGCTTCTAACCCCACACTAAAAGCTCCCCTGGGTCAAAATTCTAAAGCTATAagccatattcaaaaataataatgcaTCACAGTGAATTACACTAAGAATCTAAAACTATATTGCATTAGGTATCTGCACATAGTTGCTATTCACATTAAGCAATCAGGGCTCAGGAGACATGGTGCTTCTTGGACATCATACATCTGCGCAACTTAAACATGTAGATTGAACTAGCACAATTACTAACCGCAATTGGCATTACATCTTTAAAGCCAAAAATAAGTTCAACATTGTTCAAAAACCCGACACAGTAGCTAAATCTCTATGCACTTTATGATTCTCTAAGCCTTAAGATTCAAAAATAAACAAAGGGTATTAGCACATATGTCGAATTTCTCTTTAATTTAACTTCAGTGATTTTCTCTAACTGAAATGCTTTGCTCAGCTTACGCTGTAACTAGCCCAACATTTcagaatcaaaatttaaaaaaaaagaaaagaaaagcaaagcaaAGGCAAATTTACCAGTAAAACGAAAAATCAACTCTAAATCTAAATATAAAACAACCGATTTAGAAGAAATGAACCAGAAACACATCAGATCAGACCTCAAAAACACTAGATCCAACAACTCCCATCCTCATTATCGAAAAACAAAAATGACCGACATATCAACACGAACACTAACGATTGAAGAGAGCAAAGATAAACCCAGAGAGAggtggagaaaagaaaaagagggtaCCCTTTGGAAATCGCGAGGGGCAACACCAGGGAGATAGAAGGAGTGAGCAGAGGATAGCAGCAGAAAAAAAGCGAAGAAAAGAGTCTTTCTTTTGGTacccatttttcttcttcttcttcttcttctttgagaGATAGAggagagttgaaagagtttgagAGATTGGATAATATAAAGCCTTTTGGAAACTGTTATACCAAGCAATGATGGAAAGATGGTATACGTACTGAAATACTGCACCAGAGCTTCTACCAATTTCTGTTTAATAATTGAGCAAAGGAAATGCAACCTTATTGGTGTTCCTAATCCTATTTAATTGGCGAGACACAGAATCAAACTGTCTTCTAATTCAAGACCCTGCATTATTATTTCTCAACCAATTTTACTGCTGTAATTCTCTTCCACTAAATGGTTTCCTAAAATCAGGCGTTGCTTTATTAAAATTAGATCACGTGTCTGTGTGAAACCATCGGGTAAATTTTGAATCGATTCAtggatttttgaaatagtgaatgtGGGCGAACCAGGAATGATTTCTTCTTTGAATGTGGCGTATTTACCAACATTCCTCTCATTCCCTTCTTTTACCATCCAATCCaaacgaaagaaaaaaaatacgaTATTAATATCAATATCGAATATTAAATGCTGACTccctaattaatttattttgagatttcttttaaatttgtactttaaactaatataattttacaaaatactGAAAGATATAAGcacttttataataaattttattatttaaaaaatatatttttatcttcttttaaGTAAATTCGTAATACCAATTcaattaatacttaaatataatataaattagggataaatatcaaaactacaTATGAACTTTAATTCAATATACACTTATACATATTAAAtgttgattttaatttaaatgtGTACATAAAACTTTGATAttgattcaattatatatatttaaagaaataaattaatcaaattaattttatattatataagtgtaattttttgtatatataatatgtaaacaTAAAATGATTTTGTATGAATAGTGATATTAgttatttgtaaaaattaaatcaaatcaaaatattatttatataatttcataaagtTATAcacatcaaataaaaaattatatataatttttaaatttatcccaataaattaataatgaaatttaatggTTAAACAATCAATAAAACATTAGTTGGATTTTAACTTAAtcaaattttctataaaaaaaatacttaatacataaaatattattaaaataagttaaatattatataaatatgtgacTGCGGTtgctttttttttagtttatttcctTAAAGAAAACCTTAACAAGTGACATTAGAACAATAATCAGTGGTAAAGaaaagtaggtgacaagcaatGTATGCATAGCATTCAAGATTTATATCCCTAGTCCCTACTACGCTTCTTAGAGATCAGATCTAGTTTCTATAACGGAAGACTTAAGAATAAAAAAAGCTGCTTTACTATTTTTACTCTGTTTTTCACATGCCAAAGTGggatttatatgttttatatttggaACTTTATGGACCCATCAATCCAATAtacttttgttattattttttgaaccatattattatagattttgatacattttttatacaatgtctaaaattatttatagctCCCTCAACCCTTTAAATAGAAAGATAACGTGCTTTAGCATGCTCAAATTCATGTTTTTCTACACTGACAACAATATTGATACTAATCAAATTAAGACTTAAtcgataattataatttaattacttaaccgatcccatttggaaaaaaaatataataaatcaaattagaTATAGTCCGTCCAATCATCATTCAAGTTTGTATTTGTTAGGCACCAAAATCTCTTTTCCCCTGGAAGGAAATGTTTAAAGTTGACACCATATAATATGAGGAATTTATATAATGTCACATTTATCTATTGATAGATGAAAAACATTCTCTTATCttattctaatatttattttattatttaagttttttttatccaGTTTattatagaaattataaaaatatctttcgaaattctaataaattatattatttgagagtattttaatctttttattaatatatatgtcAATCAAGTAAGTAAAACTTTTAACCTACCacttagttaaaattttattttgatatatctTATTACCTCATTcgattgtatatattaataatatggtacaaatttcatgtgttattattaattagtttcaaaccatacatttcattatttattgtatgttatttttaaacacacatttatattttaaatttgtggTTTTCTACACATATACGAGTGTGATAAGAtttttagttaaaacaaaacatttgctTTTCTtacataaattttggtttattacAAATTAATCAATTTCGTGGGTGTATAGCTCTTGTCCTCGTGTTAGTATTATAGTACATATTAGTATCTATGTGTTGGGTGtaccattttaaatttattaatgtttttaaaggtttttcatatatatttataatttaatttttagttttttaataaaatataaattatattcatatatatatgcaaataataaattttaaaattattaattaagacaataacttaatttaataattatattttaattttaaatgtaattaaaaaatgaaatgattaagataaaaaatgatttaaaatattaaaaattgtattaaCATGTATAAGTTGGTATGCACCGCCGGTATAAGGTGatattagttaaaaaatatatcaaagttttgatgaaaataaaatttagattaCTTGGAACCATTTTATGACAAACAATACATAACGGCCTATCCGATATTtactatcaaaatataaatatcacacattttattaatgttttataGGATGAATCTTTTTATTAACCCCAAAAAGTAGGAATACTTTACCACAAAGTCATCAAAAGGATCGTAGGGAATGAGTTTGCTGCAGATTAAAGTCATGCAACATGAATCTCCCAACATTGAACACAACAGAAAATCATTATAACCAAACACTCCATAAGCCCAACACATATACGTCACCCCCGTCTTAACAAACAACATGCCCCAAAATATCATCCTGTATGATCGATGGAGGGAAACACCCTTGAATTGTTACGACTTTAATTAAGATTTGATGCTAACAGTATCCATAAACTCCTTATCCTTTTCCATGGCTTCAAATGTCTCCACTGGAAGGCAAACTTCAATGTCAATGCTTCCGTCTTCCTTCCCAGATTGCACCGTGGCCCTCCCATCGAACTTGTTCCCTGGCCCGCTCCGTATTGCCACCGACCTTCCCAATCCGGTGTTGCCCCCATAGATATCGAATCGAGGTGAACCGCTCGTCACCACAGCGATATTTGGCGCTAGATTGCTCAATCTAGTTAGCTTAGGACATCGTTTCCAACATTCAAAGAAACTTCTAAGCTTTTCCTCGTGGCAGGAAGCCACCAACTTGTTCATTTGCCACGCCGCGTTGCCGAGTCCATTGTctagtgtcacgggccgcagttcaaagcccgtgaccatcgcatcaaatgcatccaatggaggtctactGTTTCGATGAGAATCATTTGGCCCGCAAGAACTGACCCGATTCAAGAAgctattggagaagcctgtcagattgaagcttggttggcccgataatgaagatttggcaacttaggctaatttggtaactaatcttagaagattgagggaatcatatcttgtaaatattagattagatttgatatgacatatcttgtaaatccctaaaatcaagagatatggttaatctcgtccgtaAATGTAAacgtatcttgaccgtcggttttgggggagctcaactataaatagagagtctctccctcatttgtactcactccattcattgtttcattattctttatgaataagagaatattgagagtatttactcaaacacttagtGCATGTGCGCTTTTTTTGTCGTtctttgtagcttcttttggcataattCGCTTCCGCTCTTTAacttggtgccttggaggagttcttaatgAATCATCACTTGAGTAAatgctgacttaggcgagtttggacgaacggatcgcctaagggcGCATGGATTGCGAGACAAaagatctagccccgtgacaTTAGCAGCTCATTGACTTTCATAGTTACAGTCTCGATTTGCAAAGTATTCCCAAAGTATGCTTCGGACAGACCCCGAATCCGTTTCCTAGCATCGATCAGCAAGCAATAGCTAGTTTCTTGATCGGGGTCAATCTTCTTGTTGCAAACGATGGATTgccataagtgtaacacccctaacccgtctccgtcgccgaatcagggttacgaggcattacgaaaccaagctcacataaacataactttaatatctaattccaaatgcaagtccaattcatgaacatatataatcaaattcaagcatggaagttaaactcttttcgcattgctatttacacaataggattcaaaattatccaaaacattatcaagcctatacatgccataagatcgagttcaaatatttaacaaaataccaaaagaagtcgatagtgtgatgggcggtgctgatgatccccgagctcgtaacgcgtctccaaaaaaaaaatctataaaaacgaatgaacgaaagcaaacaaagtaagcttttatagcttagtaagtctacagcatatctataatacatataaaagaatcatataattctttaagtaaatttattgaaattacaatcatcaaatatgattactaatcaaacactactttattgagtcattttgtttaagtctaaaaggatgtatatttatctaatacacataaacggacaaatgtatatacattatatgcatataatcaagttactagcataatccttaacagcatatactgatttctagggtacttattgttcgcacttcatcgaatccatttaaatacaactattcaactacatatatcaaaagccaaatttttatgcttatcatccataaatgccgaatgcacatatgcacctatacccatctatgccgaatgcgtagatacatacacttattttcacctatgccgaatgcatacacataaatatatccacctatgccgaatgcaacatatatatatatatacatatctaacaattgcttagaccaaatatatgtatatatatatgctcatcaagttaatatgactaaaatcatgtgattgaacatttatgtatacatcgatttcatataatcaaaatcatagaggtatcaattgtatattatcacatgctttaaacggattcaccggcatttagcctgctaggttttaaaacctgattcaatacaccggctcttagcctgctagacttatagtccgaaatgtgtcaccggcattaagcctgctagacttatagtctgaaatgtgtcaccggcattaagcctgctagacttatagtctgaaatgtgtctgtaacaccccttacccgtatccaacaccggaataaggtacgaggcattaccaaaacacatacacttgtaaacgtatttaaccgagttataaaatttcatcaaaattaaaactttcaaaataattaacatgtttctataacttttcacaatatatcctcaaaatattatagtcataataattagggcctgcgagacccgatacatcctcatgcaatttaatgcttcatttccatttcattcaattcgcaatttctcatgctcataatttaaatcatatcactagcaatttccatttaattcacgtacaattcaatgacatcaaattcaaaactaatacgtatttaccatttaactcaatgtttattgattataccattcaataacacatttatgtaattctcaatttagcaatgaaaatatcactttagtttgaataacaacatcgtcccgatataaatacactaccacttatccatttactttaattcttttgggcccatttgtcacttaccatccttaatcaaattacggAACGGTCacagaaaattgagtacttcactttcactttgccatagtataactatggtcttacgtatgatcacttatcacttgtccctgatcagataagtgtagccacctatcactttgtttcttgatcagataagtgtagccacttatcactttgtttcttgatcagataagtgtagccacttatcactttgtctcttgatcagataagtatagccgaagctatcacttatcacttttcacttgtcacttgatcagataagtgtagccgaagctatcacttatcactttgtcacttgatcagataagtatagccgaagctattacttatcactttccacttgtcacttgatcagataagtgtagctaaagctaccacttatcactttgtcacttgatcagaagtactcaaatccggcgttccgctcaatttgatcatttattcatatatcaggcttaccaacatgtgttaattcataaaccattcatggtattatttcatgccaaatcatatatttcccaatttccctcctcctcctctccattccacatccttaatgtgtataacacacttaaacaacattaaccataatttcaatattcactaacatgtatattcaaagctgtttatccgagtcagagtcactaaattatttttatccggagctaaagagctccaaattaagatctgttaattttccctgaaactagactcacatatcttcataccataaaattttcataatttttggttcagccaaatagtacagtttattctttaaagtttcccctgtttcgctgtctgacagttctgaccactcttcactaaaaattaattatctcattgtacagaattcggatgatgttttagcttgtttcttctaaaaatagactcattaaggattctaaccatataaactataactcataatcatttttgtacaatttttaatgattttccaaagtcagaacaggggaactcgaattcattctgaccttgtctcacaaaatctattatatctcatgatttacaattccattgctcacatcatttcttttataagaaactagactcaataagctttagtttcatattttattcatcctctaattcaatctctacaatttttggtgatttttcaaagttacactactgctgctgtccaaaactgctttagtgcaaaatgttgatttccattttgccccaaatttcacagtttatacaattcggtcctttctcaattaacccatcaattaatctaattttctcaattagtactttactagacattataagttgttacacaactattgaaattcagaatttccacatataactctatcttcaaactcttttactattaggtcccaaacattcactttctattcaattctttcaataaatcagcatatgaacaatttaaaactctaatttcatgctaaatcatcatatacttccagcacatattcatatcaactttcaacttctttcataaaatcaaaactaatggatttaacaagtggacctagttgtaaaagtcataaaaatacaaaaatttcaagaaatagtcaagaattgaacttacttgtaataaaaatatgaagaaccagcttgaagaagcccttccatggtgttttagctgatgagaattcagaaaaatgaagagaaatctagataattccacttgggtcctaactttattaagcaaattttgcaattttccaattttgcccttaattctccttactttcttgctgatttcatgcctctgccgtccagcccaaatagaccttgggtctatttgccttttaagccctcttccttttatcatttaagctatttaattatttcccaaaattttgcatttgttacaatttagtcctttttgttcaattaattatcggaactttaaaatttcttaacgaaactttaatactaactttttaacactccataaatatttataaaaatatttatggctcagtttaaaatccccgaggtcttgatacctcatttcgattctaattattttaatatttatttctagtgcactattcactatttcaaaaattttcctaacttcatatttaacttatacttactaaattaataatattttctacccatttgtcgaatttagtgatctcgaatcaccgttccgacacctctgaaaattcaagcaattacatttttttttcgtcggatttgtggtcccgaaaccactgttccgactaagcctaaaatcgggctattacagtgtcaccggcattaagcctgctagacttatagtctgaattatgtcactaacgataaaccgaatgatactgagctttaacaaaagaatctcaattcataggagttgtatatcataatggtatatagaattcacataaaaattcagctcaataatttataaactatatccttaacccacatcggtataaaaagttcagtcatcaaattcaactcaatatctaaattatacatccgaatatatatatatatataacttaacacattgaagcatactattaatatcgtactttcgaacacattaagataatccaagctaataatttcatctcttcaaccccgttcaagaacctttacaagaacatacatacctaatcgaatctccctttttcatatataagtttcatacttaaatttatcacaagaacatatacatgcatagttgcatagtcgaaccccttataaacttgtataaatggcatacctaagttcaatacgagaacatatagatgtagatttgcataatatatatataattcactcatacttttaattatttcaactatcatatttttaattataattcatccaaaaacagctcatatacttatttatatactgattttatgacattaaatagctaatagacttacctcggatatcagcaaacacgatcgactattcgattatcttcgacttcccccgatccaaattcgttttcttcgttccttgatctaaacatagttaaatttaacctttttattcatcaaaacattcatttgagtccaacaatacataaatgggaaaattaccattttgccctaacattttacactttttgcaatttagtcctttttgcacaaaacacaaaatacacaaaatttgcccataacacacaagggccgaatattcatggttctcatacaagtccacacattgcatttatttcacattttagtccctcaaaaatttattttcacaatttagccctaaatactcaaattcataaaaaataccaatacaaaacatgttaatctaagacatatcttccattattcatcatcaaacatcccaaaacacaaatattcatcaatggcataattcaaaatattcatcaattcacaaaattaagacatgggtttgaagtattcaaagcaacgatctcaaaaacgtaaaaattatcaaaaactaaaatcaaactaaccttgaattgaaatccctaagatggccgaatgctaaagcttgaagaacaaagtttctttctttttgtttcggtGATACGaacaatgaagaaagaaaaaaaacttatttcttttatgttttaatgatataataatataatattatactattactattataacttttatatttaatatataaaaagtatatattaactatcattgccgtccactatcttttaaaatgggctaattgccctttaagaacctcatatttaaaagccaccatcaaataagcactttacaccttaataatcaaacttcacattttatgcaatttgatacttttgtcaattaaacacataaacaacaaaattaattcacgaaactttcacacatttaaattcacacatcataaacacacaaaataatattaaaatatttttcagactcggatttgtggtcccgaaaccactatgtccaattagagtcaaaattgggctgttacaactctccccccctttagggattttcgtccccgaaaatcttaccggtgaataggtttggataacgctccttcattgtatcctctgactcccaagttgcttcttcaactccgtgtttatgccacaatactttaactaacggaattttcttatttcgtaattccttgatctcacgagccagaatgctaatcggttcttcttcatatgacatatcagggttaatttcaatctccgtcggacaaatcacatgtgaaggatcagatcggtatctacagagcatcgaaacatgaaatacattgtgaatcttttctaactcaggtggtaacatcaatctataagcaaccggtccgacacgttctataatctcatacggtccaatgaatcttggactcaatttgcctttacgaccgaatctgagtactttcttccacggtgagactttcaaaaacactttatcgccgatctgaaattctatatctttt
The genomic region above belongs to Gossypium hirsutum isolate 1008001.06 chromosome D05, Gossypium_hirsutum_v2.1, whole genome shotgun sequence and contains:
- the LOC107906106 gene encoding LOW QUALITY PROTEIN: transmembrane 9 superfamily member 7 (The sequence of the model RefSeq protein was modified relative to this genomic sequence to represent the inferred CDS: inserted 1 base in 1 codon), with the protein product MGTKRKTLFFAFFLLLSSAHSFYLPGVAPRDFQRGDPLYVKVNKLSSTKTQLPYDYYFLNYCKPPKIVNNAENLGEVLRGDRIENSVYTFEMREDQPCKVVCRIKLDAESTKNFKEKIDDEYRVNMILDNLPVAVLRXRRDGSQSTTYDMVCQMLVKLCYVFFFISTIYMPLQSKEEKYFINNHLSFRVMFHRDTETDAARIVGFEVTPNSINHEYKEWDEKNPQVTTCNKDTKNLVPGSTVPQEVNLGKEVVFTYDVTFKESDIKWASRWDTYLLMNDDQIHWFSIINSLMIVLFLSGMVAMIMMRTLYKDISNYNQLETQDEAQEETGWKLVHGDVFRAPSNYGLLCVYVGTGVQIFAMTLVTMIFALLGFLSPSNRGGLMTAMVLLWVFMGIFAGYSSARLYKMFKGTEWKRNTLKTAFMFPGVLFVIFFVLNALIWGEQSSGAVPFGTMIALVCLWFGISVPLVFVGSYLGFKKPAIEDPVKTNKIPRQIPEQAWYMKPLFSILIGGILPFGAVFIELFFILTSIWLNQFYYIFGFLFIVFIILIITCAEITIVLCYFQLCSEDYYWWWRSYLTAGSSAFYLFLYSIFYFFTKLEITKLVSGILYFGYMVIVSYAFFVLTGTIGFYACFWFVRKIYSSVKID